Proteins encoded together in one Haloarcula rubripromontorii window:
- a CDS encoding translation initiation factor IF-2 subunit beta, whose product MNYESALQRAYDVLPDQPREAGERLSIPDPEGQTDGAFTRLTNLEAVADAVSRDAQHLHRAIQREFGTNGQFDGGEARYNGSFDTADFEAAIDAYVAEYVTCSECGLPDTVLKNEDGVDMLRCQACGAFRPVAKGASSNTQQDRPTLEEGETYEVKITGTGREGDGVAEKGKYTIFVSGAREGQVVDAYIESISGTLAFGRVQ is encoded by the coding sequence ATGAACTACGAGTCCGCTCTACAGCGTGCGTATGACGTGCTACCAGACCAGCCCCGGGAAGCCGGTGAACGGCTCTCGATTCCGGACCCCGAAGGCCAAACGGACGGTGCATTCACACGCCTGACAAACTTGGAGGCAGTCGCTGACGCCGTCTCACGGGACGCCCAGCACCTCCACCGAGCCATCCAGCGCGAGTTCGGGACCAACGGCCAGTTCGACGGCGGCGAAGCCCGCTACAACGGTTCGTTCGACACCGCTGACTTCGAGGCCGCCATCGACGCGTACGTCGCCGAGTACGTCACCTGTTCGGAGTGTGGCCTGCCCGACACCGTTCTCAAGAACGAGGACGGCGTCGACATGCTGCGCTGTCAGGCCTGTGGTGCGTTCCGCCCGGTCGCCAAGGGTGCGAGTTCGAACACGCAGCAGGACCGACCGACGCTCGAAGAGGGCGAGACCTACGAAGTCAAGATCACCGGCACCGGCCGCGAGGGTGACGGTGTCGCCGAAAAGGGCAAGTACACCATTTTCGTCTCCGGAGCGCGCGAGGGACAGGTCGTCGACGCCTACATCGAGAGCATCAGCGGCACGCTAGCGTTCGGCCGCGTTCAGTAG
- a CDS encoding thiamine pyrophosphate-binding protein: MRVSLAVVDRLVANGIDTVFGIPGKQSLPLNEAIGKRDDIRFVVARHETAVSHQAWGYAETSGEIASTVVVPGPGDMNAMNGLKNALNDCTPLVHFAIETEPALRGGDAIHETPPDTYDNVVKENILLKNPETTAATIDRAVQVAQTPPKGPVRVGLPKNYLQMDVPLAGASTPATPSPSTVPEQAVSRVAEHLLAAERPLILAGGGVRASEGSAALRSLAERLAAPVVTTYKGKGVFPEDHALSAGVLAGSASPELLDCLAEADALLAVGSDLDAHGTRGWSVELPETLVHVTMDADDLGTGYNPTVGILADAAEAMAAIENKIAAADTAPVPKTDGTERAQAVRAATARRIEPLVDSEPPLTSVHVLQILRDALPADAITAVDAGGFRVWALNVFEAHGPRSYVNPGSWATMGTGLPSAIGAQLANPDTPVVALTGDGGLMMCVHELHTAVAEDLPITVIVLNNDDYAIISEEAGRSYDLDQQAYGWSKTPIDFGTIAAGMGMEAMQANTPSEIRTTAREAVQTDAPTLVEVRTDPTEPQASEWMRE, translated from the coding sequence ATGCGCGTTAGTCTGGCGGTGGTAGACCGTCTCGTCGCGAACGGTATCGATACCGTCTTTGGAATCCCCGGAAAGCAGTCCCTCCCGCTGAACGAAGCCATCGGCAAGCGAGACGATATCCGCTTCGTCGTGGCACGACACGAAACTGCGGTCTCACACCAGGCCTGGGGCTATGCAGAGACGAGCGGAGAGATAGCGAGTACTGTCGTCGTCCCCGGCCCCGGCGATATGAACGCGATGAACGGCCTGAAAAACGCGCTGAACGACTGTACGCCGCTGGTGCATTTCGCTATCGAAACCGAGCCGGCACTCCGGGGCGGTGATGCGATTCACGAAACCCCACCGGACACCTACGACAACGTCGTCAAAGAGAACATCCTGCTGAAAAATCCCGAAACGACGGCGGCGACGATCGACCGGGCGGTGCAGGTCGCTCAAACACCCCCGAAGGGGCCGGTCAGGGTCGGACTCCCCAAGAATTATCTGCAGATGGATGTGCCGCTCGCTGGTGCAAGTACACCCGCAACGCCGTCTCCCAGCACCGTCCCGGAGCAAGCGGTTTCGAGAGTCGCCGAGCACCTGCTCGCGGCCGAGCGGCCGCTTATTCTGGCCGGCGGCGGTGTGCGAGCGTCGGAGGGCTCGGCGGCACTCCGAAGCCTCGCCGAGCGACTTGCTGCGCCCGTCGTGACGACGTACAAAGGCAAAGGCGTGTTCCCGGAGGACCACGCTCTCAGCGCCGGCGTGTTGGCCGGAAGCGCGAGCCCAGAGCTACTGGATTGCCTCGCCGAGGCCGATGCCCTCCTCGCCGTCGGCTCCGACCTTGACGCACACGGGACACGCGGGTGGTCCGTCGAACTGCCTGAAACGCTCGTTCACGTCACCATGGACGCTGACGACCTCGGAACGGGGTATAACCCGACCGTCGGCATCCTCGCGGATGCTGCGGAGGCGATGGCGGCGATTGAGAACAAAATTGCGGCGGCTGACACCGCTCCCGTCCCGAAGACGGACGGCACTGAACGCGCACAGGCCGTCCGTGCTGCCACTGCGCGTCGAATCGAACCGCTGGTGGATTCGGAACCCCCACTCACCTCCGTCCATGTGCTGCAAATCCTTCGAGACGCACTCCCTGCGGATGCCATTACAGCCGTCGACGCCGGCGGATTCCGCGTCTGGGCGCTAAATGTGTTCGAGGCGCACGGGCCACGCAGCTACGTCAACCCCGGGTCGTGGGCGACGATGGGGACGGGACTGCCGTCGGCGATTGGGGCACAGCTAGCGAACCCGGACACGCCCGTCGTTGCGCTGACAGGTGATGGCGGTCTCATGATGTGCGTTCACGAGCTTCATACTGCGGTGGCCGAAGACCTCCCGATCACCGTGATCGTCCTCAACAACGACGATTACGCGATTATCAGCGAGGAGGCCGGGCGCAGCTACGACCTCGACCAGCAGGCGTACGGGTGGAGCAAGACGCCGATTGATTTCGGGACTATCGCTGCCGGGATGGGGATGGAGGCCATGCAGGCCAACACGCCGTCTGAAATCCGGACGACGGCTCGCGAGGCGGTTCAGACGGACGCGCCGACGCTCGTCGAGGTCAGGACCGACCCGACGGAGCCACAGGCAAGCGAGTGGATGCGCGAGTAA
- a CDS encoding CapA family protein codes for MVPTRRTVLARGGSALAGLTAVSGCLGADDADVSCPLSVPTDASLRIGFVGDVMLGRSVDERWRDAPDGPTAVWGSMVDQLQSLDGLVANLECCLSDRGEPRPGRRFHFRASPDWAVPALERADVSCAGLANNHLLDFGPAALADTPATLADAGIASTGAGETRSAAFEPAVVEIGGLSVAVVAVTDQSPSYAADGDSPGTAYTPLDPTHPLTRRRVGGALAGAREADPDLLVVTAHWGPNWVTEPAETQQAFARWLIDNGADVVHGHSAHVIQGIEVYRGRPIMYDTGNFVDDYAVKDGYRNDRSFLFELHIEAGRLAALELTPVENAYTRVRHADEAVAEWLRETVRERSRPFGTGIERAGRGLRVPLSCPA; via the coding sequence GTGGTACCGACCCGCCGAACCGTCCTCGCCCGCGGTGGCTCCGCACTCGCCGGTCTCACCGCCGTTTCAGGCTGTCTGGGTGCCGACGACGCGGACGTGTCGTGTCCGCTCTCAGTCCCGACAGACGCGTCCCTGCGCATCGGCTTCGTCGGCGACGTGATGCTGGGCCGGAGCGTCGACGAACGCTGGCGCGATGCCCCCGACGGACCGACCGCCGTCTGGGGGTCGATGGTCGACCAACTCCAGTCACTCGATGGGCTGGTAGCGAACCTCGAATGCTGTCTCTCGGACCGCGGCGAACCACGGCCCGGCCGTCGGTTCCACTTCCGGGCGAGCCCCGACTGGGCCGTGCCCGCGCTGGAACGTGCCGACGTCTCCTGTGCCGGACTGGCGAACAACCACCTGCTCGATTTCGGCCCGGCGGCGCTCGCGGACACGCCGGCCACCCTCGCCGACGCTGGCATCGCCTCGACCGGCGCTGGTGAGACCCGGAGCGCCGCGTTCGAGCCGGCGGTCGTCGAGATCGGCGGGCTCTCGGTCGCCGTCGTTGCCGTCACTGACCAGTCGCCCAGCTACGCAGCCGACGGCGACAGCCCCGGCACGGCCTACACACCGCTTGACCCGACCCACCCGCTGACTCGCCGCCGCGTCGGGGGCGCGCTGGCGGGGGCTCGCGAGGCCGACCCGGACCTGCTCGTCGTCACTGCCCACTGGGGGCCAAACTGGGTGACAGAGCCGGCTGAGACACAGCAGGCATTCGCCCGCTGGCTGATTGACAACGGGGCTGACGTGGTCCACGGCCACAGTGCCCACGTCATTCAGGGCATCGAGGTGTATCGCGGTCGCCCAATCATGTACGACACCGGCAACTTCGTCGACGACTACGCGGTCAAGGACGGCTACCGCAACGACCGGAGCTTCCTGTTCGAACTGCACATCGAGGCCGGGCGGCTGGCCGCGCTCGAACTGACGCCGGTCGAGAACGCGTACACCCGGGTCAGGCACGCGGACGAGGCAGTGGCTGAGTGGCTTCGTGAGACAGTACGTGAGCGCTCACGGCCTTTCGGAACCGGTATCGAGCGTGCCGGCCGGGGACTCCGGGTCCCGCTGTCGTGTCCGGCATAG
- a CDS encoding ornithine cyclodeaminase, whose translation MTVSREVELEGHIIDSGMMQSCFGIIMDLGGSFSVQEFDIGRHKDEESYARMLVEADDEDQLQSIVHELHQHGVNPSDPKDATLVPAPDDQVVPHGFYSTTNHPTYIRHDGEWIEVEDMEMDCAVVVEDGDSPQAYTKVLNAIEEGDLVVTDETGIKVQPPERPRDSGGAFGFMQGGVSSERPSESTIRKIANAIRETKKEGGKVLAVCGPALIHSGAREDLARLVREGYVDMLSAGNGFAVHDIERDIYGTSLGMDTESLDHPRHGHKHHIYTISEVIREGGIEEAVESGTIESGVMYECVDNDRPFVLAGSIRDDGPLPDTITDAVEAQNAIREQAHEADMVLMLSTLLHSVAVGNCLPSTTRVVCVDINPATVTQLLDRGSAQAVGMVTDIGTFVPILAEQLLDEE comes from the coding sequence ATGACCGTCTCTCGCGAAGTCGAGCTAGAGGGCCACATCATCGACTCCGGGATGATGCAGTCCTGTTTCGGCATCATCATGGACCTGGGCGGCTCCTTTTCCGTCCAGGAGTTCGATATCGGCCGCCACAAGGACGAGGAGTCCTACGCCCGGATGCTCGTCGAGGCCGACGACGAGGACCAGCTCCAGTCGATTGTCCACGAACTCCACCAGCACGGCGTCAACCCCTCGGACCCGAAAGACGCCACGCTCGTCCCCGCGCCCGACGACCAGGTCGTCCCGCACGGCTTCTACTCGACGACGAACCACCCGACGTACATCCGTCACGACGGCGAGTGGATCGAAGTCGAGGACATGGAAATGGACTGCGCGGTCGTCGTAGAGGACGGCGACTCCCCTCAGGCATACACCAAGGTCCTCAACGCTATCGAAGAGGGCGATCTGGTCGTCACCGACGAAACCGGCATCAAGGTCCAGCCGCCGGAGCGCCCGCGCGACTCCGGCGGCGCGTTCGGCTTCATGCAGGGCGGGGTCTCCTCGGAGCGACCGTCGGAGTCGACCATCCGCAAGATAGCGAACGCCATCCGTGAGACAAAAAAGGAGGGCGGCAAGGTGCTGGCCGTCTGCGGCCCGGCGCTCATCCACTCCGGCGCGCGCGAGGACCTGGCGCGACTCGTCCGCGAGGGCTACGTCGACATGCTGTCGGCGGGCAACGGCTTCGCCGTCCACGACATCGAGCGGGACATCTACGGCACGTCGCTCGGGATGGACACCGAGAGCCTGGACCACCCCCGCCACGGCCACAAGCACCACATCTACACCATCAGCGAGGTCATCCGCGAGGGCGGTATCGAGGAAGCCGTCGAGTCGGGAACCATCGAGTCCGGCGTCATGTACGAGTGCGTCGACAACGACCGGCCGTTCGTGCTGGCCGGGTCCATCCGCGACGACGGCCCGCTGCCTGACACCATCACCGACGCCGTCGAGGCCCAGAACGCCATCCGCGAACAGGCTCACGAGGCAGATATGGTGCTGATGCTCTCGACGCTCCTCCATTCGGTCGCCGTCGGGAACTGCCTCCCGTCGACGACGCGGGTCGTCTGCGTCGACATCAACCCCGCGACGGTCACGCAACTGCTCGACCGCGGGTCCGCGCAGGCCGTCGGGATGGTCACGGACATTGGGACCTTCGTGCCGATTCTGGCCGAGCAGTTGCTCGACGAGGAGTAG
- a CDS encoding DUF7344 domain-containing protein gives MNQHEQPAKTPQLSSEQLDTLLRALAAEPRRMIYTYLAEHDSATIAELTDVVVGWTKARGRATDACNWDETRTALHHRHLPVLAAAGIVSYDADQQTATLVSLPPSTAEVLATILELDGETDHGD, from the coding sequence ATGAATCAGCACGAACAGCCTGCAAAGACGCCGCAACTCTCGTCTGAGCAACTCGATACGCTGTTGCGCGCGCTGGCAGCCGAGCCGCGGCGGATGATATACACCTACCTCGCCGAACACGACTCGGCCACGATCGCGGAACTCACTGACGTGGTCGTGGGCTGGACGAAAGCGCGTGGGCGAGCCACCGACGCCTGCAACTGGGACGAAACCCGCACCGCGCTCCACCACCGCCACCTTCCCGTTCTCGCCGCTGCTGGCATTGTTAGCTACGATGCTGACCAGCAGACCGCGACGCTGGTGTCGCTGCCGCCGTCGACAGCCGAGGTTCTTGCAACGATACTCGAACTGGATGGTGAGACAGACCACGGAGACTGA
- a CDS encoding SOS response-associated peptidase — MCGRYSLFSPREDIEARFDAEFSFDHEPRYNAAPSQDLPVITGESPGTIQRLEWGLIPSWADSRTDHGHINARAETLSEKRSFADAYESRRCLVPADGFYEWVETSDGKQPYRVALPDDDLFAMAGLYERWEPPQRQTGLGEFGASGGDSGGEDDIVESFTIVTTEPNEAVADLHHRMAVILDPDEESTWLQGSTDDVSALLDPYDGPMQTYPVSSAVNSPANDSPELIEPAG, encoded by the coding sequence ATGTGTGGCCGCTACAGTTTGTTTTCCCCCCGCGAAGACATCGAGGCGCGATTTGATGCCGAATTTAGCTTCGACCACGAGCCCCGATACAACGCCGCTCCGAGTCAGGACCTGCCGGTCATCACTGGCGAGTCGCCCGGAACAATCCAGCGGCTGGAGTGGGGACTGATTCCGAGTTGGGCCGACAGCCGAACAGACCACGGGCATATCAACGCCCGCGCCGAGACTCTCTCGGAAAAACGCTCGTTTGCCGATGCCTACGAGTCCCGGCGCTGTCTGGTTCCCGCTGATGGGTTCTACGAGTGGGTCGAGACGAGCGACGGCAAGCAACCGTACCGCGTGGCGCTGCCGGACGACGACCTGTTCGCGATGGCGGGGCTGTACGAGCGGTGGGAGCCGCCACAGCGCCAGACCGGACTGGGGGAGTTCGGTGCAAGCGGCGGCGATTCGGGCGGCGAAGACGATATCGTCGAGTCGTTCACGATAGTGACAACCGAGCCAAACGAGGCTGTTGCTGACCTCCATCACCGGATGGCTGTCATCCTCGACCCCGACGAGGAGTCGACGTGGCTCCAAGGTAGCACCGACGACGTATCGGCACTGCTTGACCCGTACGACGGGCCCATGCAGACCTATCCGGTTTCGTCAGCGGTCAACAGTCCGGCCAACGACTCGCCGGAACTCATCGAACCGGCCGGGTAG
- the cysK gene encoding cysteine synthase A → MQSYAKRDDDGTVAASVTDLIGETPLVCLDSFADNLLGKVEAANPYSVKDRIALYMVEAANPYSVKDRIALYMVEAAADSGDLPDDGTVVEATSGNTGIGLAAVCAARGYDCVLTMPESMSEERRQLLSGLGADLELTPADGGMSGAIERANELADAPGTVRARQFENEANPRAHRETTGPEIWSDTGGDVDAVVAGVGTGGTITGISEYIEEEVGADLTSVAVEPEQSQLLSADDPDSHDIQGIGPGFVPDILRRDLIDEVRTASKAAAMAASHRLAGEEGIMVGISSGAALHAAAEYAGENPDETVVVVLPDTGERYLSTDLWDGD, encoded by the coding sequence ATGCAGTCGTACGCCAAGCGAGATGATGACGGCACTGTCGCGGCCAGCGTGACTGACCTCATCGGCGAGACGCCGCTGGTCTGTCTCGACAGCTTCGCAGACAATCTACTCGGCAAGGTCGAAGCGGCAAATCCCTACTCAGTCAAGGACCGCATCGCGCTGTACATGGTCGAAGCGGCAAATCCCTACTCAGTCAAGGACCGCATCGCGCTGTACATGGTCGAAGCGGCCGCCGACTCCGGCGACCTCCCGGATGACGGGACGGTCGTCGAGGCGACCAGCGGTAACACTGGTATCGGACTGGCCGCTGTCTGTGCTGCACGGGGGTACGACTGCGTGCTGACGATGCCCGAATCGATGAGCGAGGAGCGCCGGCAGTTGCTGTCGGGGCTGGGTGCGGACCTCGAACTCACGCCGGCCGACGGCGGGATGAGCGGGGCCATCGAGCGGGCAAACGAACTCGCGGACGCGCCCGGGACCGTCCGCGCCCGGCAGTTCGAGAACGAAGCGAACCCGCGCGCCCACCGCGAGACGACGGGTCCGGAGATCTGGTCTGACACGGGCGGCGATGTGGACGCCGTCGTCGCCGGCGTCGGGACCGGCGGCACGATTACCGGCATCTCGGAGTACATCGAGGAGGAGGTCGGCGCGGACCTCACCTCGGTCGCCGTCGAACCGGAACAGTCGCAACTGCTCTCGGCGGACGACCCGGACAGTCACGACATCCAGGGTATCGGTCCCGGGTTTGTTCCGGACATCCTCCGGCGGGACCTCATCGACGAGGTGCGGACCGCTAGCAAAGCGGCCGCCATGGCGGCGTCCCACCGCCTCGCCGGCGAGGAAGGAATAATGGTCGGCATCTCGTCGGGAGCGGCGCTGCACGCGGCCGCGGAGTACGCGGGCGAGAACCCCGACGAGACGGTGGTCGTCGTCCTGCCGGACACCGGCGAGCGCTACCTCTCGACGGACCTCTGGGACGGCGACTGA
- a CDS encoding DICT sensory domain-containing protein, with translation MTVSTLLRRFERSDVTMTVYGPSEATAVVERLESQGIDATWRKLPTGHEDAFAVIRRDGVFAETIPLTALQAFLCKPTVGSDDNGPPDSDPGRQLLHSALANTLLASLTPAQLLATSHEFEDRAYRVGEGVLRVSFQSLSIFRSQRARYETLASDTTLDIHVYGQDDWEPPPTTGITFHPLTDTALEQVWLLAFDAAGDDQNKCALVAEETDDGPFRGLWTYNPQLVDEIMAAVVAVDR, from the coding sequence ATGACCGTCAGCACGCTTCTCAGACGGTTTGAGCGCTCGGATGTGACCATGACTGTGTACGGCCCATCCGAAGCGACGGCTGTGGTCGAGCGTCTCGAAAGCCAGGGCATCGACGCCACCTGGCGGAAACTCCCGACCGGCCATGAAGATGCGTTTGCCGTCATCCGGCGGGACGGCGTGTTCGCCGAGACTATCCCCCTCACCGCGCTGCAGGCATTCTTATGCAAGCCGACGGTCGGGTCCGATGATAACGGACCGCCTGACAGTGATCCGGGCAGACAGCTTCTCCACTCGGCGCTTGCGAACACGCTTCTGGCATCGCTCACGCCGGCACAGCTGCTCGCAACGTCCCACGAGTTCGAGGACCGGGCCTACCGCGTCGGAGAAGGAGTCCTTCGAGTGAGCTTCCAGTCGCTGTCGATCTTCCGCTCTCAGCGCGCCCGGTATGAGACGCTTGCCAGCGACACGACCCTCGATATCCACGTCTACGGACAGGACGACTGGGAGCCGCCGCCGACTACCGGCATCACCTTCCATCCGCTCACAGATACCGCCCTCGAACAGGTGTGGTTGCTGGCGTTCGACGCTGCGGGTGACGACCAGAACAAGTGCGCGCTCGTCGCCGAAGAAACGGACGATGGCCCGTTCCGGGGCCTCTGGACGTACAACCCACAGCTCGTCGATGAAATAATGGCCGCGGTTGTGGCTGTTGACAGGTAG